Proteins from one Porites lutea chromosome 3, jaPorLute2.1, whole genome shotgun sequence genomic window:
- the LOC140932060 gene encoding uncharacterized protein, with translation MVQYFAVFLVFSFSGGSVGTTTSPQQQDTAKLKDLCEKSILSHGFPGIPGSNGMPGMPGVPGPQGPQGREGPKGQIGDKGSQGVQGPSGDSGREGPPGKRGKGESGLVEMKGEPGIVGNQGRKGDKGEKGESAKASQASVVPQTNWKQCVWKSDSGTDNGKIKDCAFNKFKSDTALKVSFQGVMRAHGDNKCNRWYFKFNGNECSGPMTIEAIVYNDWSSGNPNLHHHRSFEGYCENIAQGAVRVELWVGQCSGETLGNAYTGWNSVSRIMIEEVSRPHS, from the exons ATGGTGCAGTATTTCgctgttttcttggttttctctttttccgGCGGTTCAGTGGGAACAACCACCTCACCTCAGCAACAAGACAcagcaaaattaaaagatttATGCGAG AAATCTATACTGAGTCATGGTTTTCCGGGCATTCCAGGGTCAAATGGCATGCCGGGAATGCCGGGCGTGCCTGGGCCGCAGGGACCCCAGGGAAGAGAAGGTCCAAAAGGACAAATTGGTGATAAGGGATCACAAGGAGTGCAGGGTCCAAGCGGAGACAGCGGGCGCGAAGGGCCCCCCGGGAAGAGGGGAAAAGGTGAATCGGGGCTTGTGGAAATGAAGGGAGAGCCAGGCATTGTGGGAaatcaaggaagaaaaggagacaaaggagagaaaggagaaagcGCCAAAGCAAGTCAAGCAAGTGTAGTACCACAAACCAACTGGAAACAATGTGTGTGGAAATCAGACAGTGGCACTGATAACGGAAAGATTAAG gattgtGCTTTTAACAAGTTTAAGTCGGATACTGCGCTTAAAGTCTCATTCCAGGGAGTCATGAGGGCTCATGGTGATAATAAGTGTAATCGGTGGTATTTCAAGTTCAATGGAAACGAATGCAGTGGGCCAATGACGATTGAGGCTATTGTTTACAACGACTGGTCATCAGGGAACCCTAATCTGCATCATCATCGGTCATTTGAGGGGTACTGTGAAAACATTGCACAAGGGGCGGTCAGAGTGGAATTATGGGTAGGACAGTGTAGTGGGGAAACCCTGGGTAATGCTTATACTGGGTGGAATTCAGTTTCCCGCATAATGATAGAAGAAGTGTCTAGGCCCCATTCCTAG